The following is a genomic window from Oncorhynchus masou masou isolate Uvic2021 unplaced genomic scaffold, UVic_Omas_1.1 unplaced_scaffold_1415, whole genome shotgun sequence.
AGAGTGAATTTATGAACACCCAGAGGCCACTCAGGTACCCCAGAGTGAATTTATGAACACCCAGAGGCCACTCaggcactccagagtgaatttatgaACACCCAGAGGCCACTCaggcactccagagtgaatttatgaACACACCCTTAAAATCATTCAAGAGTCGTTGGTTATTTGTTTTAACATCCACAGCATTATAAGAGATCAGTTCAGAGATAATACATTTTAACAAGAGATACGTTTTACAATCTGGAATTATTGGTATCTTTTAGATAGGCTTAACTTCCACATGACTATGGTTTATTTGCATACCATTCATTCTAGGGGATGAACCTCTCAGAGGAGAACAGGACAGTCGTGGTCTCTGGTGTACCAGACACACTGTCCAGCAGCCGCATGGCAGACAAACTGGTTATTCACTTCCAGAGCTCCAGAAGCCACGGAGGAGATGTAGAAAACATCAAGTACCCGACCAGCTTCAAGGGGGTGGCTTTTGTTACATTTGAAAACACCAGAGGTAACAGAAATACTGTAACAAAAGTGTTCTTAGCTGGGATGTAGTTTTGTTACATATATGCCTATAGATCataacaaaaatgtattgtaaCAGATGCTGAGATGGTAATCAGAAAGAAGCAGATAATGTGTGACAAGGAGTTCCCTCAAGACTACCCTATCACTGTATTCAAATTCACCCAAGACGTGAGTACAGTCAAGCAACAGTAAATGTTTCTATTCCAGCATGGAAGGAACAGTAGCACACAGTCCAATACACATACTGACTGATCCTATATTCATCATGCCATAGGTGTTGTTCTACGTGAACGCTAAAGTGGACCTGTCAATCTGCGGTGACGAGGAACAGCAGGAGACCGTGATCCGAAGCTTGCAGTCTGCTCACAGATCAGTGAGGATCTGCCTTCTACCCAGCCAGGAGGGTAAAGCTTCAGTGGAGGGACCCTTCTCTGCCATCAGGGACCTGAGGGAGGACCTGCTCCAGCGGGCCACTGCCAGCAGCAGCAGTCACCCAGGGGAGAAGCACGGGGCTCCATGGAGCTCTGGTTACTCCCTGACCTCCGTGGCAGCAGGGAATGGGGTATCCCAGGTCAGCAGCAGTCACCCAGGGGAGAAGCACGGGGCGCCATCGAGCTCTGGTTACTCCCTGACCTCTGTGGCAGCAGGGAATGGGGTATCCCAGGTCAGCAGCAGTCACCCAGGGGAGAAGCACGGGGCGCCATCGGAGCTCTGGTTACTCCCTGACCTCAGTGGCAGCAGGGAATGGGGTATCCCAGGTCAGCAGCAGTCACCCAGGGGAGAAGCACGGGGCGCCATCGAGCTCTGGTTACTCCCTGACCTCAGTGGCAGCAGGGAATGGGGTATCCCAGGTCAGCAGCAGTCACCCAGGGGAGAAGCACGGGGCGCCATCGAGCTCTGGTTACTCCCTGACCTCAGTGGCAGCAGGGAATGGGGTATCCCAGGTCAGCAGCGGTCATGCCTGGGAAAAGCACAGAGCTCCATCTCCATCAAGCCATGATCATTCCCTGAGCTCTGTGGTAGCAGAGAGTCGGTCTTCCAGGGTCAGACCTGGTGATGGTGCTGAGGTGGACTTCCGGGTCAGCCGTTACACCTGGGAGAAGAAGAACAGGGCAGCTCCATCAAGCGCTGATCATTCTCTGTCAAGCTCTGTGGCAGGAGGGAGTGGGGCTTCTACCATAAATCAATCCTTGGAAAAGcaccgcagggcagctctgtcAAGCCACGATCATTCTCTGAGCTCCATGGCATCAGGAAGTGGGGAATCCAAGGTCGTCAGCAGCAGTCACACATTAGAGAAGTACATCGCTCCGTCAAGCTATGATCAATCTCTGTCAAGCCCAGTGCCAGCAGGAACTTCCAAGGTCAGCTCAGGTGGTGATGTTGACATGGAAGAGGAGTCCACATGGGTGGACACAAACATATTTCTTTACATTCAGAGATTTTCTAAAGACCAGTTTGACCAATGTTTTAGGAACCACGGTGTGTCAGCTGTGTTCGGTGACAATGACGTGGCCGACCTGACTCTGATATCGCTGAGAGGACGCCGCGACAGCAAGGGTCTCTCTGAAGTCCAACTGACCATATCAGAGCTGACTGATTTGGTCGCCGTGTGGCAGTCAACCCTGAGAATCCACACTATAGACTACAGAAGGCAGGACCTGCGTGAGAGAAAGAGGCTGCTGCAACTCTGTGCCGAGGTGAACACCCTTTATGAAGACGTTCTGTACGTGCAGAAGGAGCTCAGTGTCCGGGTCATCGGTCCCTCTATTTCCAGTCATCTCTTTACTGAGTGGGTGAAGGATCGAATGGATCAACCGGATAAAGAGGGCTTCTTGTAGTGGGGGTCAGAATGTGAATCATTTTACCATTCTGCAATAGCAGCTAGTGCACGAAGAGCTTTTTTGCGCGGTATATATTGATTGCACTGTGAGACGTTTTCAAGAGATTTCTGTGACAACTAAATAGAATTGAGTTTGTTTATTTTCTGTGTCTCAACAAGGATGCTGTTTTGTGTCAAGCTAGCCATGAGGGCATAACTTGATAATTGACTAGAAACTACATGTTAATGAGTCAACACTAGAGGGTGCTGTTGTACCGAATATGCACAATTTGTTCCATTAAATCAATTATTTCTGTGTGTCCTGACTGTCGATCCACCTGTGTATTTATTTGGGGCTGTAAGCCTCCACCTCAGCTGAGATCATGCATGGGACAAATTAACTGTGTCATCAAGGCCAATATCTCCTGCCCCAACCATGATTAActaagtacagtaccagtcaaaagtttggacacgcctatgttctacattgtagaataatagtgaagacatcaaaactatgaaataacacatatggaataatgtagtaaccaaaaaagtgttaaacaaatcaaaatatattttatatttgggtttcttcaaagtacccacccgccaggtcgctgttgtaaatgagaacttgttctcaaatagtctacctggttaaataaaggtgaaataaaacattttttttttaaagtttattaccttgacagctttgcacactcttggcattctctcaaccagcttcatgaggtaattatctagaatgcatttcaattaacaggtgtgccttgttaaaagttcatttgtggaatttctgtccttcgtgatgcgtttgagccaatcagttgtgctgtgacaaggtagtggtggtatacagaagatagccctatttggtacaataccaagtccatattatggcaagaacagctcaaataagcaaataggaACGACAgtgcatcattactttaagacatgaagatcagtcaatctggaaaatgtaagaactttgaaagttcagctgcaaaaaccatcaagcgctatgatgaaactgtctctcatgaggaccgccacaggaaaggaagacccagagttccctctacTGTAGAGGTTAAGGTCATTAGTTATagtaactgcacctcagattgcagcccaaataaatgcttcatggaCTTCAAGTaaaaaacacatctcaacatcaactgttcagaggagactgtgtgaatcaggccttcatggaagatttgttgcaaagaaaccactactaaaggacaccaataagaagaagagacttgcttgggccaagaaatatgagcaatggacattagaccttgGAAATCTGtcgtttggtctgatgagtccaaatttgagatttttggttccaaccgccgtgtctttctgagacgcagagtaggtgaacggatgatctccgcatgtgtggttcccactgtgacggGTGGGGGTgcttttgctggtgacactgtcagtgatgtatttagaattcatggcacacttaaccGGCATGACTAcctcagcattctgcagcgataagccatcccatctggttttcacttattgggactatcattttttttCAGTAGGACAATAGCCAAACACATAtccaggcagtgta
Proteins encoded in this region:
- the LOC135530776 gene encoding uncharacterized protein LOC135530776, producing the protein MNLSEENRTVVVSGVPDTLSSSRMADKLVIHFQSSRSHGGDVENIKYPTSFKGVAFVTFENTRDAEMVIRKKQIMCDKEFPQDYPITVFKFTQDVLFYVNAKVDLSICGDEEQQETVIRSLQSAHRSVRICLLPSQEGKASVEGPFSAIRDLREDLLQRATASSSSHPGEKHGAPWSSGYSLTSVAAGNGVSQVSSSHPGEKHGAPSSSGYSLTSVAAGNGVSQVSSSHPGEKHGAPSELWLLPDLSGSREWGIPGQQQSPRGEARGAIELWLLPDLSGSREWGIPGQQQSPRGEARGAIELWLLPDLSGSREWGIPGQQRSCLGKAQSSISIKP